A stretch of Oncorhynchus gorbuscha isolate QuinsamMale2020 ecotype Even-year linkage group LG24, OgorEven_v1.0, whole genome shotgun sequence DNA encodes these proteins:
- the LOC124013052 gene encoding fibrous sheath CABYR-binding protein-like, with protein sequence MVAGMVMPLADLRAIYELLFRDGVMVAKKDRRPQCMHPEIQGVANLKVIKAMGSLKSKGFVRETFAWKHSYWYLTNEGIVYLRDYLRLPPEIVPCSLQRVRRPASTLNMMRRASRGVVQTVEGPPFYAPKPRVGQESQQGMIDRQGYRHKRGLPGEEEASGVRLAMRFRGSYQGHGRGAVGEPGAETQTFFRRGQGFHREQQRVPEEGQRRGFAPRGPAYPPPLEARPVRSPAPAGDVKPFVPEVPAPAPIKQEKTKEVAVLVPFAEIIEPVFIPAVEPEAPALELEKVVEEVTVEEVSFEAPMPVEEAEPQKEEITAVEAAEVLSDVWDQEEPKPVVEEIEEAAEKAPEPEVGEAIKEEVLKATAPLEEFEEEPKQSTEGSAEESIQESTEEVEDVVEKVTATEMVVVEEAAAIQAVVVRDAPEVPPEDLPHDTDIEILEEPKEVEEEPSTHEEPEASLSEASSDSEASEPEPITAAVATEAESEPVTITEIVEAESEPATITENVEAESEPATTTENIEAESEPATTTENIEAESEPATTTENIEAESEPSTTTEGAVEAKSKPVTITEAIPEVKASVPLTKADTTEPDSDTDLPTPLRPVTEDFTDLTEYHQQTVLEHITQEIPAGMAAFRSEMPLEVTSQVVSSTVYSTVFENQISQSEAFMEAPSIGMAGTVSQLGLEQEASPLFGAECTAPVIPSECPVAALKSSIPQDDWAFLTEEPDEEEEEVKKIWPDALQG encoded by the coding sequence ATGGTTGCTGGCATGGTAATGCCCCTGGCAGATCTGAGGGCCATTTATGAGCTCCTCTTTCGGGATGGCGTCATGGTGGCCAAGAAGGACAGGCGTCCCCAGTGCATGCACCCTGAGATCCAGGGGGTTGCTAACCTGAAGGTGATAAAGGCCATGGGCTCCCTCAAATCCAAAGGCTTTGTGCGGGAGACCTTTGCATGGAAGCATTCCTACTGGTACCTCACCAACGAGGGTATTGTGTACCTGCGGGACTACTTGCGTCTGCCACCTGAGATCGTGCCCTGCTCCCTGCAGCGCGTGCGTCGCCCCGCGTCCACCCTGAACATGATGCGTCGGGCCAGCCGTGGAGTGGTCCAGACCGTGGAGGGCCCCCCTTTCTACGCCCCCAAACCCAGGGTCGGACAGGAGAGCCAGCAGGGCATGATAGACCGCCAGGGCTACCGCCACAAGAGGGGACTCCCCGGCGAGGAGGAGGCCTCGGGTGTGAGGCTCGCAATGAGGTTTAGGGGCTCCTACCAGGGCCACGGACGCGGAGCTGTAGGGGAGCCTGGAGCTGAGACCCAGACTTTCTTCAGAAGAGGCCAAGGTTTCCACAGAGAGCAACAGCGTGTGCCAGAAGAGGGCCAGAGGAGAGGCTTTGCTCCACGTGGCCCTGCTTATCCTCCTCCTCTGGAGGCTAGGCCTGTCAGATCCCCTGCCCCAGCTGGAGATGTCAAACCATTTGTGCCTGAAGTTCCTGCCCCTGCTCCTATTAAGCAAGAGAAGACCAAGGAAGTTGCTGTGCTCGTGCCTTTTGCAGAGATCATTGAACCAGTATTCATCCCTGCAGTGGAACCAGAGGCCCCAGCCCTAGAATTGGAGAAAGTCGTGGAGGAGGTGACAGTTGAGGAAGTGTCATTTGAGGCCCCCATGCCTGTTGAAGAGGCTGAGCCACAAAAGGAAGAGATCACCGCTGTGGAAGCGGCAGAGGTGCTCTCAGATGTGTGGGATCAGGAGGAGCCAAAGCCAGTTGTGGAGGAGATAGAAGAAGCAGCTGAAAAGGCCCCAGAGCCTGAGGTGGGTGAGGCCATTAAGGAGGAGGTCCTCAAGGCCACCGCACCTCTTGAAGAGTTTGAAGAAGAGCCCAAACAATCCACTGAAGGGTCTGCTGAAGAGTCCATCCAAGAGTCCACTGAAGAGGTCGAAGATGTTGTTGAGAAAGTGACTGCCACGGAGATGGTGGTTGTTGAAGAAGCCGCTGCCATTCAGGCGGTGGTTGTCAGGGATGCCCCTGAAGTTCCTCCCGAAGACCTCCcacatgatactgatattgagATACTCGAAGAGCCCAAAGAAGTTGAGGAGGAACCATCCACTCATGAGGAGCCTGAGGCCTCTTTGTCTGAGGCTTCTTCTGATTCTGAGGCCTCTGAGCCTGAACCAATCACAGCTGCAGTTGCTACTGAAGCCGAGAGTGAACCAGTTACAATCACAGAAATCGTTGAAGCTGAGAGTGAGCCAGCTACAATCACAGAAAACGTTGAAGCTGAGAGTGAGCCAGCTACAACCACAGAAAACATTGAAGCTGAGAGTGAGCCAGCTACAACCACAGAAAACATTGAAGCTGAGAGTGAGCCAGCTACAACCACAGAAAACATTGAAGCTGAGAGTGAGCCATCTACAACAACAGAAGGCGCCGTAGAGGCCAAAAGTAAACCAGTTACAATTACAGAAGCCATACCGGAGGTTAAGGCCTCCGTCCCATTGACCAAAGCTGATACCACTGAGCCAGACTCTGACACTGACCTTCCCACCCCTCTACGCCCAGTCACAGAGGACTTCACAGACCTCACAGAGTACCATCAGCAGACAGTGCTAGAGCACATCACTCAAGAAATACCCGCTGGTATGGCAGCCTTCAGATCTGAGATGCCACTTGAGGTAACCTCCCAGGTAGTAAGCTCCACGGTGTATTCCACAGTGTTTGAGAACCAAATCTCCCAGTCTGAGGCCTTCATGGAAGCCCCCTCCATTGGAATGGCAGGCACCGTCTCACAGCTTGGACTTGAGCAAGAGGCTAGTCCTCTCTTTGGGGCTGAGTGTACTGCCCCTGTCATCCCCTCTGAGTGCCCCGTTGCCGCTCTGAAAAGTTCCATTCCCCAGGATGACTGGGCCTTTCTCACAGAGGAAcctgatgaggaggaggaggaggtgaagaagatCTGGCCTGATGCTCTACAAG